CCAAATATAGCTTCACATAATGTCCAATTACATTACTAGTGCGCTTTGATAAATATTATACTCCTTTCTTATTTCTTTTTGAGCTTTTCAGCTGCATCTTTAAGCGGAGAGCTTTTTTTTGCACTAGGCTTTTTAGCTACTGTTTCAGCTTTTTTCTCTGGTGCTTTTTTCTCCGACGCTTTTTTTGCTACAGTTTTCTTTGGGGCCTCTTCTTTTGCAGGAAGTAATGCTTGAGATTCAGCAAGTAAAGTTAATTCCACTTTATGCTCTGCCGCCCACTCATTTAATTTTGCTAAGAATACACGACCCATTGGACGCGGATCACCCGTAAATAATGTTTTTAATCCATTATTTTCAATAATATGACGGCGAAGCTCTAAACGCTCTTGATGATTTTCTGCTAAACGGATCGCACGTTCAACATATTCATCTACAGTATTCGCAATTAACCATTCAGGTAAGCCTAAACGTTTAAATAGGCCTTCATCAATATGTTCATGAACTTCTGGGCCTGTTTTACAGATACCCACTAAACCTAAAGTTACCATATCAATGATGCCATTCGTATTCCCGAATGGGAATGGATTCACCATCATATCGCAGTTATGCAGAATTGAGAGATATTGATGATATGGTGTGTGTGGATGTGCTGTTGCACTATCCCCTAGGAAGCTCTTAATAAATTTTTCTACATAAGGATGTGTAACACCGCTTGATTGACCTAGTGCAAAATGGAAATGTACTTTCACTTTGGCACGATCACGAATCGCTTTTAACGCTTCCAAGAAGTAGGGGTTTAGCTTCATCGTAGTTGAAGCAATACCAATGTTTACCACTTCTGGATTTTCACGTAAACGGTATTCTACGTTCGTCGGCGCTAGTGCAGATGGAACATAAGGTAGAGCATCTTTTGGTAAACGCAATAATGTTTCACTAAAACACGCTTCTGAGCCAACATAGTCATCTTCAACAATAACGTATTCAATAAATTCTGAATGCGTTGTCGCAGGATGCCCTAAAGCCACTGCTTGAATTGGTGCTAAACGGGTATTGCTTGCAAAAATAGTATTTAAATCCATTCCAATACTTGGCATATATAAAATGGATGCACCTTCTTTTTCACAAATATTTTTCACAAAAAGTAATTTGTCAAAAATACTATCGCCTTTCAAAAGGTGAAATTCATCAAAAACATCTTGCCCCGCTTTATCTACCGCTTCGCCACCCAAACCAATTAAATAGAAATGTTCGCGAGCAGCAATCATAGAGGTTGAGTGTGTACGATAAATAGAGTGTGCAGAGTGGAAATGTTCTAGTAATACCACCATGACTGGCTTGCCATTTTTATATCCAATATGAGAAACATCTCTATCTGTCCAACCACATTCCACTAAATGACGACGGATAACTTGGTTTAGCGCTTTTTTCACTAAATGCTTATTTTCTGCTACATCATAGCTACAGTGCATATACACATCATGAGAAATCGCACTTGGAATATTGTTCAAATTTTTAATTTGAGCTAATTTTTCTGGGAACCACTGTAAAATAGCGGCTCTTTTTGAAAATGAATGTGGTGTTCCAATAAAACGTGGTGACTGTAACGCAAAACAAAGTGACGCACATAACTCAGGATCTAAATTCCACATAGCATCTAAATTCAATGTGATATTAGATTCTGGTAAATATAAAATACAGAATTTGATAAAGGCATTTTTAGTTGCCTCTAATTCGATATTATTTGGATCCGTTTTATCTTTAGCGCGGTTGTAAGTTCTTAAAATGTGGTCTGCATTCACGAATGGAGAACTTGCAAATAACATTGAAATCCAACGTTGAAGTGTTAAAAATCTCTGAGCACCCTTGTCAGAAATACTTAAACTCGGATCTTGGAATAAACTTGTGATTGCCACCGACATCCTTGTACAGAAATAGATGGTTGTGTCTTTCTCTAAAACTAACTGTTTTGGTAAATCAATTTCAATCCCTTGTATGCCGCCAAAATTATTATCCAGTTTGCCTAGAATATCTAATAGTTCATTACAAGATAGCTCGTAATTTTTTTCTTCAACCGCTTTTTCAAAGCGAATTACACTTGGTTGTTGATTTTCAGACATAATGTTTCCTTATAAAACTTAACAAGTTCCCCACAGATCATATTCATCTGCTTGGGTAATGGTTACTGAAATAATTTGACCCACTTTCACTTCTGCACCTGAAAGGTTATCTACATAGACAACGCCATCAATCTCAGGGGCATCCGCCATTGAGCGACCAATTATTCCTTCTTCATCAATTTCATCGACAATCACTGACAAGGTTCTGCCAATTTTCTGTTGTAAACGATCTGCTGAAATTTGTTGTTGTAATTGCATAAAGCGGTGGAAGCGTTCTTCTTTCACCTCTTCTGGCACTTGATCTTCCATTTCAGTTGCAACAGCACCATCAACAGGGCTGAATTTAAAGCAACCGACACGATCTAATTGTGCTTCTTTTAAGAAATCCAATAACATTTGGAAATCTTCTTCTGTTTCCCCAGGGAAACCAACGATAAATGTTGAACGCAAGGTTAAATCAGGGCAGATTTCACGCCATTTTTTAATGCGTTCTAAAGTGCGGTCAATCGATCCAGGGCGTTTCATCGCTTTAAGAATTCTTGGACTTGCGTGTTGTAACGGGATATCCAAATAAGGCAGAAGTTTTCCTTGAGCCATCAATGGAATAAGGTCATCCACGTGTGGATACGGGTAAACATAATGCAAACGAACCCAAACACCCATTGATCCAAGCTGTTCACAGAGGGTGATTAAGTTATTTTTGATTGGCATACCGTTCCAGAAAACCGTTTTAGAGCCTTCTTCTCTTTTCTTATCTAAAGCATATGCAGAGGTGTCTTGAGACACAATCAGTAGCTCTTTGACACCAGAATCGACTAAACGTTTCGCTTCATCTAAAACTTGTACAATTGGGCGACTATCTAAATCGCCACGCATAGATGGAATGATGCAGAATGTACAACGGTGATCGCAACCTTCCGAAATTTTCAAATAAGCATAATGTTTCGGGGTTAACTTGATTCCCTGTTTAGGTACAAGGCTAACGTAAGGGTTATATTCAGGCTTAGGCACATATTTATGAACGTGCTTCATAACCGCTTCATAACTATGTGGTCCTGTAATTTCCAAGACTTTTGGATGAACCTCACGAATTTGGTTCTCTTTTGCACCTAAACAGCCTGTCACAATCACTTTGCCATTAGCTTCTAGTGCTTCGCCAATACTTTCCAAAGACTCTTGTACAGCACTGTCAATAAACCCACAAGTATTGACAATCACTAAATCTGCGCCTTCGTAACTAGAAATAATGTTGTAACCGTCTGAGCGAAGCTCAGTCAAAATACGTTCCGAATCCACTAAGTTTTTCGGACAGCCTAGGCTCACAAAACCAATATTTGGTGATGAACTCATAAAACAATCTCAATAAATAGATAATCAAATAAATAAGCCTATGTTTTGCATAGGCTAAAGAAGTAGAATTGTACAAAATTTGAAGATAAATTTCGATAACAAGCGGTTTGTTTATAGTAAAAATTTGCAAAGATTATGTGATAAACCACCGCTTGTAATTTAGATTAGGCAAAATTATTCAACATGGCTAACACAATTTCGGAGGATTTTTCAGCAGCAAGAGGTAAAAATTCATCAAATGAAAGATGAGATTCTTTATCTGCAACATCTGAAATTGCACGAACTACCACAAACGGAATGTTAAAAGCATGACAAACTTGTGCAATAGAAGCCGCTTCCATTTCAACCGCTTTAACCAGTGGGAAATCATGACGAATACGTGCAATCATTTCACTGCCATTGACAAACAGATCGCCACTACAAATTAATCCGAGAGAAGTATTAAAATTTGCTTTCTGTACTTCTTTTAATGCAATTTGAATTAATTGTTCGTTAGCCATAAATGCCGCAGGATTTGCGGGTAATTGCCCTTTTTCATAACCAAAAGCTGTCACATCTACATCATGATGACGCACTTCGCTTGAGATAACAATGTCTCCTACATTCAAATTAACGTCTAATCCGCCCGCAGATCCTGTGTTAATAATCATATCGGGTTTGGTTAATTGTAATAATAAGGTTGTTCCTACTGCTGCCGCTGTTTTGCCAATACCTGATTGAAGCAATGCCACTTGCACATTATTAATTTTACCTTCGTAAATTTTACACCCTGCAATGTCCGTTAATTTAGGTTCTGACATATAGCCTAATAAAATTTTTACTTCTTGTTCCATTGCACCAATAATGCCAATTTTCATTATTTGTTCTCCTGTTCTTTTTGTAATTTATCCACTAAAAAATCTAATACCGCAAAGGTATAGTCGTCATTATAAAGCGTATCCTTCACTAGTATGTATTTTCCATTCAATATAGCCATCGGTGGCATAATTGGGGAATATTGAATATTCATATTTTTACTTTGATTCGCAATTTGTTTTGTACTGTCTGAATTTAACAAATACTGGAATTGCTCTTCGCTAATTCCATTTTTCGTAAGCCAACGTTTGATTTCAGTATTGTTTTTCAGCAATTTATCTTTTGTGTCTGCACTATCAAATAAATACTGATCGCTTAATTCGGGTTTGCCTAATGCTTTAAAGATAGAGTCAAATGCTAATGTGAGATGATCATCTTTGTTAACGGCAGGATATCGTTGTAATACCACGCGATCCGCATTACGTGCCGCATATTGTTTTAATGCATCATCCGCATTTAAACAAACATTGCACCCATATTGATAAAAATAAGTAATCAAGACTTTATTGTCCGAAGGTAACGTTAATGCTAACGGTTTTTTATAGGAATAATATCCCTTACCATCTTTAAATAAAGGTTCTTTCGCTGTTTCTGTTGCTGTTTCTGCAAAACTGGAACCTAATAACCCGATAATACTGATCAATAACATTAATTTTTGTTTCATTTTCATCTTGTTATATCTCAATTGAACAAAATGCATAATACTGACTCTAATAATGCGGAGGCGGCGTTTCTTCAGCTCGGCTTGCAATATTACTCGGTTGTATTCCTTGTAATTTTTCAGCTAAATGGCGTACTTGTTGTTGTAATTTATCTAGTGCAAATTGTTGATCAATCACAGCTTGATTTAGTTCTTCAATGGTATGCTCTTGAAA
Above is a genomic segment from Actinobacillus indolicus containing:
- a CDS encoding SlyX family protein, with the translated sequence MQADLNKILVYVTELETKIAFQEHTIEELNQAVIDQQFALDKLQQQVRHLAEKLQGIQPSNIASRAEETPPPHY
- the rimO gene encoding 30S ribosomal protein S12 methylthiotransferase RimO codes for the protein MSSSPNIGFVSLGCPKNLVDSERILTELRSDGYNIISSYEGADLVIVNTCGFIDSAVQESLESIGEALEANGKVIVTGCLGAKENQIREVHPKVLEITGPHSYEAVMKHVHKYVPKPEYNPYVSLVPKQGIKLTPKHYAYLKISEGCDHRCTFCIIPSMRGDLDSRPIVQVLDEAKRLVDSGVKELLIVSQDTSAYALDKKREEGSKTVFWNGMPIKNNLITLCEQLGSMGVWVRLHYVYPYPHVDDLIPLMAQGKLLPYLDIPLQHASPRILKAMKRPGSIDRTLERIKKWREICPDLTLRSTFIVGFPGETEEDFQMLLDFLKEAQLDRVGCFKFSPVDGAVATEMEDQVPEEVKEERFHRFMQLQQQISADRLQQKIGRTLSVIVDEIDEEGIIGRSMADAPEIDGVVYVDNLSGAEVKVGQIISVTITQADEYDLWGTC
- the mtnN gene encoding 5'-methylthioadenosine/S-adenosylhomocysteine nucleosidase, which codes for MKIGIIGAMEQEVKILLGYMSEPKLTDIAGCKIYEGKINNVQVALLQSGIGKTAAAVGTTLLLQLTKPDMIINTGSAGGLDVNLNVGDIVISSEVRHHDVDVTAFGYEKGQLPANPAAFMANEQLIQIALKEVQKANFNTSLGLICSGDLFVNGSEMIARIRHDFPLVKAVEMEAASIAQVCHAFNIPFVVVRAISDVADKESHLSFDEFLPLAAEKSSEIVLAMLNNFA
- a CDS encoding UDP-glucose:protein N-beta-glucosyltransferase gives rise to the protein MSENQQPSVIRFEKAVEEKNYELSCNELLDILGKLDNNFGGIQGIEIDLPKQLVLEKDTTIYFCTRMSVAITSLFQDPSLSISDKGAQRFLTLQRWISMLFASSPFVNADHILRTYNRAKDKTDPNNIELEATKNAFIKFCILYLPESNITLNLDAMWNLDPELCASLCFALQSPRFIGTPHSFSKRAAILQWFPEKLAQIKNLNNIPSAISHDVYMHCSYDVAENKHLVKKALNQVIRRHLVECGWTDRDVSHIGYKNGKPVMVVLLEHFHSAHSIYRTHSTSMIAAREHFYLIGLGGEAVDKAGQDVFDEFHLLKGDSIFDKLLFVKNICEKEGASILYMPSIGMDLNTIFASNTRLAPIQAVALGHPATTHSEFIEYVIVEDDYVGSEACFSETLLRLPKDALPYVPSALAPTNVEYRLRENPEVVNIGIASTTMKLNPYFLEALKAIRDRAKVKVHFHFALGQSSGVTHPYVEKFIKSFLGDSATAHPHTPYHQYLSILHNCDMMVNPFPFGNTNGIIDMVTLGLVGICKTGPEVHEHIDEGLFKRLGLPEWLIANTVDEYVERAIRLAENHQERLELRRHIIENNGLKTLFTGDPRPMGRVFLAKLNEWAAEHKVELTLLAESQALLPAKEEAPKKTVAKKASEKKAPEKKAETVAKKPSAKKSSPLKDAAEKLKKK
- a CDS encoding thiol:disulfide interchange protein DsbA/DsbL produces the protein MKQKLMLLISIIGLLGSSFAETATETAKEPLFKDGKGYYSYKKPLALTLPSDNKVLITYFYQYGCNVCLNADDALKQYAARNADRVVLQRYPAVNKDDHLTLAFDSIFKALGKPELSDQYLFDSADTKDKLLKNNTEIKRWLTKNGISEEQFQYLLNSDSTKQIANQSKNMNIQYSPIMPPMAILNGKYILVKDTLYNDDYTFAVLDFLVDKLQKEQENK